The following proteins are encoded in a genomic region of Zea mays cultivar B73 chromosome 9, Zm-B73-REFERENCE-NAM-5.0, whole genome shotgun sequence:
- the LOC118473328 gene encoding NADH dehydrogenase [ubiquinone] iron-sulfur protein 2-like codes for MAQEHAHSSAVERLLNCEVPLRAQYIRVLFCEITRISNHSLASTTHAMDVGASTPFLWAFEEREKLLEFYERVPGARMHASFIRPGGVAQDLPLGLCRDIDSSTQQFASRIDELEEMSTGNRIWKQRLVDIGTVTAQQAKDWGFSGVMLRGRAT; via the coding sequence ATGGCCCAAGAACACGCTCATTCTTCAGCCGTAGAGAGACTTTTGAATTGTGAGGTACCATTACGAGCTCAATATATACGAGTGTTATTCTGTGAAATAACTCGAATTTCAAATCATTCACTTGCTTCAACTACTCATGCTATGGATGTGGGAGCATCAACTCCGTTCCTTTGGGCTTTTGAGGAGCGGGAGAAATTGTTGGAATTCTATGAAAGAGTCCCGGGAGCCAGGATGCATGCCAGTTTCATACGTCCTGGTGGAGTGGCACAAGATCTGCCTCTTGGCTTATGTCGAGATATTGATTCCTCCACACAACAATTTGCTTCTCGTATCGACGAATTAGAAGAGATGTCAACCGGCAACCGTATCTGGAAACAACGATTAGTGGATATTGGTACTGTCACTGCACAGCAAGCAAAGGATTGGGGATTCAGTGGTGTAATGTTAAGAGGTCGTGCGACATGA
- the LOC118473454 gene encoding NADH dehydrogenase [ubiquinone] iron-sulfur protein 2-like, whose product LGPGLSESEKVKWWAYPSQPGVCWDSRRAAPYDVHDQSDLDVPVGTRGDRYDRYCIRIEEMRQSVRIIVQCPNRMPSGMIKADDRKLCPPSRSRMKLSMESSIHHFELYTEGFSVPAPSTYTAVEAPKGEFGVFLVSNGSNRPYRCKIRAPGFAHSQGLDSMSKHHMPADVVTIIGTQDIVFGEVDR is encoded by the exons CTTGGCCCGGGCCTAAGTGAAAGTGAAAAAGTGAAGTGGTGGGCCTACCCATCCCAACCTGGGGTATGCTGGGATTCGCGAAGAGCAGCACCTTACGATGTTCATGACCAATCGGATCTTGACGTACCAGTAGGTACCAGAGGAGATCGCTATGATCGTTACTGTATTCGTATCGAAGAGATGCGACAAAGTGTTCGGATCATTGTGCAATGTCCTAATCGAATGCCTAGTGGCATGATCAAAGCCGATGATCGTAAGCTATGTCCTCCATCACGATCTCGAATGAAACTATCCATGGAAT CCTCAATTCACCATTTCGAACTTTATACAGAAGGTTTTTCCGTACCAGCTCCTTCTACCTATACCGCAGTTGAAGCACCTAAAGGTGAATTTGGTGTCTTTCTTGTCAGTAATGGGAGTAATCGTCCCTACCGTTGTAAAATAAGAGCACCTGGCTTTGCCCATTCACAAGGACTCGATTCTATGTCCAAACATCACATGCCAGCAGATGTAGTCACCATCATAGGTACTCAAGATATTGTGTTTGGAGAGGTAGATAGATAG